A window of the Streptomyces sp. Ag109_O5-10 genome harbors these coding sequences:
- a CDS encoding glycosyltransferase translates to MTSTATPRFSVFTPSHQPRFLDECLKALQAQTCPDWEWIVVLNNGARWRPERDDERVRIEIADGIRGVGAAKRRACELARGEILVELDHDDLLAKACLAELAKAFDAHPEAVLVYSNTAQITEDGKRDESRFNEAHGWKYEDVRVDGRKLLQALAMDPTPHNVSYIWYAPNHVRAFRKQSYEKAGGYDATRTVLDDQDLMCRLFHLGDFHRITRCLYLQRMHPANTQRDPEINAHIQRETVALYDKYIEANALAWTHRRELLALDLGAAHRKPPGYLGVDQYPGKGVDIVATLPGKLDLPDNSVGLLRAVDFLEHVPAKVPLINELYRLLAPGGMLLTMTPSSDGRGAYQDPTHVAYYNENSFWYYTDNQYRAFVPEIKARFQSSRLVTYFPTEWHSRNNISYVVANLIAMKDGAERCGGPLLV, encoded by the coding sequence ATGACATCGACCGCAACGCCCAGGTTCTCCGTCTTCACCCCCAGCCACCAGCCCCGCTTCCTCGACGAGTGCCTCAAGGCCCTTCAAGCGCAGACCTGTCCGGACTGGGAGTGGATCGTCGTGCTCAACAACGGCGCCCGGTGGCGGCCCGAGCGGGACGACGAACGGGTCCGGATCGAGATCGCGGACGGCATCCGCGGCGTCGGAGCGGCGAAGCGCAGGGCCTGCGAACTGGCGCGCGGTGAGATCCTCGTCGAACTCGACCACGACGATCTCCTGGCAAAGGCCTGCCTGGCGGAACTGGCCAAAGCATTCGACGCGCATCCCGAGGCCGTCCTCGTATACAGCAACACCGCGCAGATCACCGAGGACGGCAAGCGGGACGAGTCCCGCTTCAACGAGGCACACGGCTGGAAGTACGAGGATGTCCGGGTCGACGGGCGCAAGCTGCTCCAGGCGCTCGCCATGGACCCGACGCCGCACAACGTCTCCTACATCTGGTACGCGCCGAACCACGTTCGGGCATTCCGTAAGCAGAGCTACGAGAAGGCCGGCGGGTACGATGCCACGCGTACGGTGCTGGACGACCAGGACCTGATGTGCCGGCTGTTCCACCTGGGCGACTTCCACCGCATCACCCGCTGTCTGTACCTGCAGCGGATGCATCCCGCGAACACCCAGCGCGACCCGGAGATCAACGCGCACATCCAGCGTGAGACGGTCGCCCTGTACGACAAGTACATCGAGGCCAACGCGCTGGCCTGGACGCACCGCCGCGAACTGCTCGCACTGGACCTCGGCGCGGCGCACCGGAAGCCGCCCGGCTACCTCGGCGTGGACCAGTACCCCGGTAAGGGCGTTGACATCGTCGCGACCCTGCCCGGAAAGCTCGACCTCCCCGACAACTCGGTCGGTCTGCTGCGGGCGGTGGACTTCCTCGAACACGTGCCGGCGAAAGTGCCGCTGATCAACGAGCTGTACCGGCTGCTGGCACCCGGCGGCATGCTCCTCACCATGACGCCCAGCTCCGACGGCCGCGGCGCGTACCAGGACCCGACCCACGTCGCCTACTACAACGAGAACTCGTTCTGGTACTACACGGACAACCAGTACCGCGCCTTCGTGCCCGAGATCAAGGCCAGGTTCCAGTCGTCACGTCTGGTCACCTACTTCCCCACCGAGTGGCACTCCCGGAACAACATCTCCTATGTCGTCGCCAACCTCATCGCGATGAAGGACGGCGCCGAGCGGTGCGGAGGACCGCTGCTGGTCTAG
- the rfbD gene encoding dTDP-4-dehydrorhamnose reductase, producing MSTRWLVTGARGLLGQDMMAELATRPDTVVTGLGRAELDITDPMAVRAVVRGHHVVVNCAAWTDVDGAERSEAAATAVNGTGVRHLALACADSGALLLHVSTDYVFPGDTREPCSEGAPTGPVNAYGRSKLAGERAVAELLPRTGYVVRTAWLYGAHGRNFVATMLELAARHETLDVVADQHGQPTWSRALARRLAVLGRAALGGRAPAGVYHGTADGRTTWYGLAREIFRLAGLDPERIRPVGSEEFPRRAPRPAFGVLGHGNWARCGLAVLPRWEDQLTAALAEHPFAALAEAARAHRPRASA from the coding sequence GTGAGCACCAGATGGCTGGTGACCGGCGCTCGCGGGCTCCTCGGGCAGGACATGATGGCCGAACTCGCCACCCGCCCGGACACCGTGGTGACTGGTCTGGGTCGTGCCGAACTGGACATCACCGACCCGATGGCCGTCCGCGCGGTCGTCAGGGGCCACCATGTGGTCGTCAACTGTGCCGCCTGGACGGATGTCGACGGCGCCGAGCGGTCCGAGGCGGCGGCCACGGCCGTGAACGGCACCGGTGTCCGCCACCTGGCGCTGGCCTGCGCGGACAGCGGTGCGCTCCTGCTGCACGTCTCCACCGACTACGTGTTCCCGGGCGACACCCGTGAGCCCTGCTCCGAGGGCGCGCCGACAGGTCCTGTCAACGCCTACGGGCGCAGCAAGCTGGCGGGGGAGCGGGCAGTCGCCGAACTGCTGCCGCGTACCGGTTATGTCGTGCGTACCGCTTGGCTCTACGGCGCGCACGGCCGCAACTTCGTGGCCACCATGCTCGAACTCGCCGCCCGGCACGAGACGCTGGACGTGGTGGCCGACCAGCACGGCCAGCCCACCTGGTCCCGCGCGCTCGCCCGGCGACTGGCCGTGCTCGGCCGTGCGGCCCTGGGCGGGCGGGCGCCGGCGGGCGTCTACCACGGCACGGCGGACGGCCGCACCACGTGGTACGGCCTGGCGCGGGAGATCTTCCGCCTCGCCGGCCTCGACCCGGAGCGGATCCGCCCTGTCGGCTCGGAGGAGTTCCCGCGCCGGGCCCCCCGCCCGGCGTTCGGGGTCTTGGGCCACGGCAACTGGGCCCGATGCGGACTCGCCGTCCTCCCGCGCTGGGAGGACCAGCTGACCGCGGCCCTCGCCGAGCACCCCTTCGCTGCGCTGGCCGAAGCGGCGCGCGCTCACCGCCCACGGGCGTCGGCGTGA
- a CDS encoding DUF6461 domain-containing protein yields the protein MAERLTGIRVTESLLRDATYELGLVPEQPAEEWAGLVIDITGAHGERLYKKWAYEEITAASDRARADRDHLRRASRQRSFGA from the coding sequence CTGGCCGAGAGACTCACCGGCATACGCGTCACCGAATCCCTCCTCCGGGACGCCACGTACGAACTGGGACTCGTCCCCGAACAGCCCGCCGAGGAGTGGGCCGGCCTGGTCATCGACATCACCGGTGCCCACGGAGAGCGTCTGTACAAGAAATGGGCTTACGAGGAGATCACGGCGGCCTCCGACCGCGCACGGGCCGATCGTGATCACCTACGGCGAGCCTCTCGTCAACGATCGTTCGGAGCATGA
- a CDS encoding tetratricopeptide repeat protein: protein MKRRRLWAGIFGAAAIAAGVITWAVQSHSGAAPESESDLLTNRTQDANTLFQAALLQEKYQDFQGATRTYQRVLELEPDNKLAWYNLGVLAQRDGRTAEARGAYDKALKIDPKYASALYNEAVLLKASDTDQAVRLLKRAIAASPRAATAHLQLGWILTQKKHDDEAEDEFRSAVAADPSLYSQVPEQFQDDVTPTPTSSQAGANG, encoded by the coding sequence ATGAAACGCAGGCGATTGTGGGCGGGGATTTTCGGTGCGGCGGCGATTGCGGCCGGGGTGATCACTTGGGCGGTTCAGTCCCATTCCGGAGCAGCACCTGAATCCGAGTCCGATTTGCTGACCAATCGGACTCAGGACGCCAATACGCTTTTCCAGGCGGCCCTGCTGCAGGAGAAGTACCAGGACTTCCAAGGTGCGACCAGAACCTATCAGCGGGTGCTGGAGCTCGAACCTGACAACAAGCTGGCCTGGTACAACCTGGGGGTCCTCGCACAACGGGACGGCAGGACGGCCGAGGCTCGTGGCGCCTACGACAAGGCGCTGAAGATCGACCCGAAGTACGCCTCGGCCCTCTACAACGAGGCGGTCCTGCTGAAGGCGAGCGATACCGACCAGGCCGTCAGACTCCTGAAGCGCGCCATCGCCGCCAGCCCCCGGGCCGCCACGGCCCACCTCCAGCTGGGCTGGATCCTGACGCAGAAGAAGCACGACGACGAGGCCGAGGACGAGTTCCGCAGTGCCGTCGCGGCCGACCCCTCGCTGTACTCCCAGGTCCCGGAACAGTTCCAGGACGACGTAACGCCCACTCCGACATCGAGTCAGGCAGGTGCCAACGGATGA
- the rfbB gene encoding dTDP-glucose 4,6-dehydratase, which translates to MRILVTGGAGFIGSEYVRRRLKSQPRTRITVLDKLTYSGTEASLAPVAKHPGFTFVRGDICDPDVVDQVMAAQDAVVHFAAESHVDRSIDGSGPFVRTNVMGTQVLLDAAHRHRVGRFVHVSTDEVYGSIGEGSWPETWPLAPNSPYSASKAGSDMLALAYHRTHGLDVVVTRCTNNYGPYQFPEKVIPLFITNLLDGKPVPLYGDGRNIRDWLHVSDHCRGIDLVLRGGRAGDVYHIGGGTELSNHKLTGLLLDAVGAGWDRVQQVADRKGHDLRYSLDDGKIREELGYEPQVDFAAGLAATVSWYRENRSWWAPLKESGGLR; encoded by the coding sequence ATGCGCATTCTTGTGACCGGCGGCGCCGGATTCATCGGTTCGGAGTACGTCCGCCGACGGCTGAAGTCCCAGCCGAGGACACGGATCACCGTCCTCGACAAACTCACGTACTCAGGGACCGAGGCCAGCCTGGCTCCCGTGGCGAAGCACCCGGGTTTCACATTCGTCCGGGGCGACATCTGTGACCCGGACGTGGTCGACCAGGTGATGGCGGCCCAGGACGCGGTGGTCCATTTCGCCGCCGAGTCGCACGTGGACCGGTCCATCGACGGTTCCGGCCCGTTCGTCCGTACGAACGTGATGGGCACCCAGGTGCTCCTGGACGCGGCCCACCGCCACCGCGTCGGCCGCTTCGTCCACGTCTCCACCGACGAGGTCTACGGCTCGATCGGCGAAGGCTCCTGGCCCGAGACGTGGCCGCTCGCGCCGAACTCCCCGTACTCCGCATCGAAGGCCGGCTCCGACATGCTGGCGCTCGCCTACCACCGGACCCACGGCCTGGACGTCGTCGTCACCCGGTGCACCAACAACTACGGGCCCTACCAGTTCCCCGAGAAGGTCATCCCGCTCTTCATCACCAACCTGCTCGACGGGAAGCCGGTCCCCCTGTACGGCGACGGCCGCAACATCCGCGACTGGCTGCACGTGTCCGACCACTGCCGGGGCATCGACCTGGTCCTGCGGGGCGGCAGGGCCGGGGACGTCTATCACATCGGCGGCGGGACCGAGCTGAGCAACCACAAGCTCACCGGTCTGTTGCTGGACGCGGTCGGCGCGGGCTGGGACCGGGTCCAGCAGGTGGCCGACCGCAAGGGCCACGATCTGCGCTACTCACTGGACGACGGCAAGATCCGCGAAGAGCTCGGGTACGAGCCGCAAGTGGACTTCGCCGCGGGCCTGGCCGCCACGGTCTCCTGGTACCGCGAAAACCGCTCCTGGTGGGCGCCGCTCAAGGAGAGCGGGGGGCTGCGGTGA